One segment of Porticoccus hydrocarbonoclasticus MCTG13d DNA contains the following:
- the amrB gene encoding AmmeMemoRadiSam system protein B gives MIAIRTAAVAGTFYPADPAALQHEVDELLAGASCDIDASPNTCRPKALIVPHAGYRFSGPTAATAYRCLSPVSRDISRVIVIGPCHRIPLRGMAAPSAARFQTPLGDVPVDRQSIDKLVRQALVTVNDDAHQFEHSIEVQLPFLQRVLHEFTVLPLVVGNTPREHVTDVLRRLWGSGETLIVISTDLSHYHHYQDAQRLDKLTSTMIEGFDSHLTSEQACGSRAVNGLLKLAEEAHLKLHTLDVRNSGDTTAGDKDRVVGYGAYVIY, from the coding sequence ATGATCGCAATCAGAACAGCGGCTGTAGCAGGTACATTTTACCCGGCCGACCCAGCTGCATTGCAGCATGAAGTGGATGAGTTGCTGGCCGGGGCATCCTGTGACATTGACGCCTCGCCCAATACATGCAGACCAAAGGCACTGATTGTTCCTCATGCAGGCTATCGTTTTTCGGGACCGACTGCCGCCACAGCCTACCGCTGTTTGTCACCGGTGAGCCGGGATATTTCCCGGGTAATAGTCATCGGCCCCTGCCACCGCATACCCCTCCGGGGCATGGCTGCCCCCTCTGCGGCCCGCTTTCAGACCCCTCTCGGTGATGTGCCGGTGGACCGGCAAAGCATTGACAAGCTGGTAAGACAAGCACTGGTAACAGTGAATGATGACGCCCACCAGTTCGAGCACAGCATCGAAGTTCAGCTGCCCTTTTTGCAGCGTGTCCTGCATGAATTTACCGTGCTTCCACTGGTTGTCGGGAATACACCACGGGAGCATGTCACCGATGTATTAAGGCGGTTGTGGGGAAGCGGGGAGACGTTGATTGTAATCAGCACAGACCTGAGCCACTATCATCACTACCAGGACGCGCAACGGCTGGATAAACTCACATCCACCATGATTGAAGGGTTTGACAGCCATCTCACCAGTGAACAGGCCTGTGGTAGCAGAGCAGTCAACGGTCTGCTGAAACTGGCTGAGGAAGCGCATTTGAAACTGCACACACTGGATGTCCGGAACTCCGGGGACACCACCGCCGGAGATAAAGATCGCGTAGTAGGATACGGGGCCTATGTCATTTATTGA
- a CDS encoding tetratricopeptide repeat protein — MKIPGHLLLTLLLALQVLTGCAHQGSEQTDLQTSAPKQPPAETAPDQVATEVKADVPSRPFPTDTFYDLLVGELAGMRNHLDIAREKYLKQARITRDPGVVARATSVAAYAEDREALLEMALLWSDIEPQNLDARSLAALSLARSGRLSEAMTHAVFSISKGDDEPVMSIAVAAGGLSPEQRAPLLTEYSSLRKQFPDNQTLLLSSAMLFSQQEDLQQALNTIDRLLELAPEQENALMFKAQLLHQLDRKKEAIAFLAGSLKTLPDSMKLRLQYARLLSEDDLEGAHAQLRLLADKHPRDTELLFTLAMVSRGLDKTDEARQLLTDLTRHPGTAAAAHFELGKMAEEAENMDSVLFHYAQVRSGQQLLPAAVRLSQFMARHDELNNARLYLHELRLNHPRQSAPLFQIEAELLADHGSLDEARSLMNEAINEHPDNNALLYTRSMLSEQQDDFASSEKDLRTILARDANNATALNALGYTLTVNTDRYEEAYQLITRALELNPGDPATTDSLGWVLYQMGNHQEAIVHLREALKKLPDPEIAAHLGEVLWVSGDREEAHAVWQTILDKDPDNATVLETMERLKENQR, encoded by the coding sequence ATGAAAATACCCGGCCACCTATTACTGACCCTGCTACTGGCCCTCCAGGTACTGACGGGCTGTGCCCACCAGGGGTCTGAACAAACCGATCTCCAGACCTCAGCACCGAAGCAACCACCCGCAGAGACCGCGCCAGACCAGGTAGCTACTGAGGTAAAAGCCGATGTGCCATCCCGGCCATTTCCCACCGATACTTTTTACGACTTGCTGGTAGGAGAGCTGGCCGGCATGCGCAATCATCTGGATATTGCGCGGGAAAAGTATCTGAAGCAGGCCCGAATCACCCGTGACCCCGGTGTTGTCGCCAGGGCAACCAGCGTTGCAGCCTACGCCGAGGATCGTGAGGCACTACTGGAAATGGCGCTGTTATGGAGCGATATTGAACCGCAAAATCTCGATGCCCGCAGTCTGGCAGCCCTCTCGCTTGCACGTAGCGGACGACTTAGCGAAGCCATGACACATGCAGTTTTTTCAATCAGTAAGGGTGACGATGAACCGGTCATGTCTATTGCTGTAGCCGCCGGTGGCCTCAGCCCTGAACAGCGAGCGCCGTTGCTGACCGAATATTCGAGCCTCCGGAAGCAATTCCCCGACAACCAAACACTCCTGCTCTCCAGCGCCATGCTGTTCAGTCAGCAAGAGGATTTGCAACAGGCATTGAATACCATTGATCGACTGCTGGAACTGGCACCTGAACAAGAAAATGCGCTCATGTTCAAGGCACAACTGCTCCACCAGCTGGATCGCAAAAAAGAGGCCATAGCTTTTCTCGCAGGCAGCCTGAAAACTCTGCCCGACAGCATGAAACTGCGCCTCCAGTATGCCAGGCTGCTTTCGGAGGACGACTTGGAAGGGGCCCATGCCCAACTGCGCCTGCTGGCTGACAAACACCCCCGCGATACCGAACTGCTCTTCACTCTGGCAATGGTGAGTCGGGGCCTGGATAAAACTGACGAAGCACGCCAGTTGCTTACCGATCTGACCCGTCATCCGGGAACTGCTGCAGCTGCCCATTTCGAGCTCGGAAAAATGGCAGAAGAGGCAGAAAATATGGATTCGGTACTGTTCCATTATGCCCAGGTACGCAGTGGCCAACAGCTCCTCCCCGCAGCAGTCCGGCTCAGCCAGTTCATGGCAAGGCATGACGAGCTGAACAATGCCCGGCTCTACCTGCACGAATTGCGACTGAACCATCCCCGACAATCGGCTCCCCTGTTTCAGATTGAGGCCGAACTGCTTGCCGATCACGGCTCGCTCGATGAAGCCCGCAGCCTGATGAACGAAGCCATTAACGAACACCCTGACAATAACGCACTGCTCTACACCCGCTCCATGCTAAGCGAACAGCAAGATGACTTCGCCAGCTCGGAAAAGGATCTCCGGACCATTCTTGCCAGGGATGCGAATAACGCCACGGCGCTGAATGCACTCGGCTATACCCTGACGGTGAACACTGATCGCTACGAAGAAGCCTATCAACTGATCACCCGCGCTCTGGAGCTAAACCCGGGTGATCCGGCCACCACCGACAGTCTAGGCTGGGTGCTCTACCAGATGGGCAATCACCAAGAGGCCATCGTGCATCTTCGCGAAGCGCTGAAAAAATTGCCGGACCCTGAAATTGCCGCGCATCTGGGCGAAGTTCTATGGGTCTCAGGTGACCGGGAAGAGGCCCACGCTGTCTGGCAGACAATCCTCGACAAAGACCCGGATAATGCGACCGTCCTCGAAACCATGGAACGCTTGAAGGAAAACCAGAGATAG
- the amrA gene encoding AmmeMemoRadiSam system protein A, giving the protein MSFIELSEDDRQILLTLARESIRVRLLFDRDLQIDETVFSHALQQPACSFVTLKIKQTLRGCIGSTEASRPLVVDVVHHAASAALDDPRFPPLSLQEEALVSIEISVLTEATPLLFSSEDELLAQLEPGIDGLTIESGAQRATFLPSVWTTLPDKQQFLDHLKSKAGLEPELSAEKLKAWHYQTVCFRE; this is encoded by the coding sequence ATGTCATTTATTGAGCTCAGCGAAGACGACCGGCAGATACTACTGACACTCGCCAGAGAAAGCATCCGCGTCCGGCTGCTGTTTGACCGGGACCTGCAAATTGATGAGACCGTATTCAGTCATGCCCTGCAACAACCGGCTTGCAGTTTTGTCACGCTAAAGATCAAGCAGACATTGCGCGGCTGTATCGGCTCGACAGAAGCATCGAGACCACTGGTCGTCGATGTTGTACATCATGCCGCCTCGGCAGCACTGGATGACCCCCGTTTCCCACCACTGTCGCTGCAGGAGGAAGCACTTGTTTCGATTGAAATTTCCGTTCTCACCGAGGCCACGCCGCTGCTGTTCTCCAGTGAGGATGAACTGCTGGCTCAGCTCGAGCCCGGCATAGATGGTCTGACTATAGAGTCCGGCGCCCAGCGTGCGACGTTTTTACCCAGTGTCTGGACCACCCTCCCCGACAAACAGCAGTTTCTGGACCATCTCAAAAGCAAGGCTGGCCTGGAACCAGAGCTGTCCGCCGAGAAACTCAAGGCATGGCACTATCAAACGGTGTGTTTTCGGGAATAG
- the cysZ gene encoding sulfate transporter CysZ has protein sequence MTKAPRIGPTYLLQGMRLLHHRQLRWLVLWPLLINAFLFVGLTWLAIDQFGQLLTWLTSKIPAWLEFITWIFWILFGGFLLLVYGYTFAILGNLLASPFYGPLSERAEQVITGHIQSTPTSMKQLLAMAGSAMKRELFKMGYFLPRIVGIFVLTLTLSFIPVLNLVGPAIAFLWGGWSLALQYLDYPSDNHGQSFDELRQVLKKQRLQSLSFGGTVLIATTVPLLNLFIMPASVIGATSFWLDHLASDPQRLGHSDKNGSILTE, from the coding sequence ATGACAAAAGCTCCCAGAATCGGCCCGACCTATCTGCTTCAGGGCATGCGACTACTCCACCACCGGCAACTGCGCTGGCTTGTGTTATGGCCGCTGTTGATCAATGCTTTTCTGTTTGTCGGTCTCACCTGGCTGGCGATTGATCAGTTCGGGCAATTACTGACCTGGCTGACCAGTAAAATTCCAGCCTGGCTGGAATTTATTACCTGGATCTTCTGGATACTGTTCGGTGGATTCTTATTGCTGGTATACGGCTACACGTTCGCCATTCTCGGGAATCTGCTGGCCTCACCATTTTACGGGCCACTGTCGGAACGGGCGGAGCAGGTGATCACCGGCCATATTCAGTCAACACCGACCTCAATGAAGCAGCTACTGGCAATGGCGGGCAGTGCCATGAAGCGGGAACTGTTCAAAATGGGGTATTTTCTGCCGAGAATTGTCGGCATCTTTGTGCTGACACTAACCTTGTCATTTATCCCGGTACTGAATCTGGTGGGGCCGGCAATTGCTTTTCTGTGGGGGGGCTGGTCGCTGGCATTGCAATACCTGGACTATCCTTCGGACAATCATGGACAGTCCTTTGATGAGCTGCGCCAGGTGCTGAAAAAACAGCGCCTGCAATCACTGAGTTTTGGTGGCACGGTGCTGATTGCCACCACCGTACCGCTGTTGAATCTTTTTATCATGCCCGCCTCAGTGATCGGCGCCACCAGCTTCTGGCTGGACCACCTGGCCAGCGACCCGCAACGGCTGGGGCACAGCGATAAAAACGGCTCAATCTTGACCGAGTAA
- a CDS encoding flavin reductase family protein: protein MTKDQIRSMRNAMGNFATGITVMTTVDSEGTARGMTANSFSSVSLEPALVSWCVGSESRLFGLFQEQDYFAVNILHSGQADLSQLFAGTDDNKFASVHWHPGLHGLPLLDDCLCHFQCQIEHRYPGGDHVILVGRVLEFSNAPMDPLIFHSGQYRQLKGSEER, encoded by the coding sequence ATGACCAAAGACCAGATTCGAAGCATGCGCAACGCCATGGGTAACTTTGCCACCGGCATCACGGTGATGACCACAGTGGACTCAGAGGGAACCGCCAGGGGAATGACAGCCAACAGCTTCTCCTCTGTATCGCTCGAGCCAGCGCTGGTGTCCTGGTGTGTGGGCAGTGAATCGCGGTTGTTTGGCCTGTTTCAGGAGCAGGACTATTTCGCTGTCAACATACTGCACAGCGGTCAGGCCGACCTGTCACAGCTATTTGCCGGTACCGATGACAACAAATTTGCCAGTGTTCACTGGCATCCCGGACTGCATGGATTGCCTCTGCTGGATGACTGCCTCTGCCACTTCCAGTGCCAAATAGAGCACCGCTATCCCGGTGGCGATCATGTCATTCTGGTGGGTCGGGTACTCGAATTCAGTAACGCCCCCATGGATCCGCTGATTTTCCACAGCGGTCAGTATCGGCAGCTTAAAGGTAGCGAAGAGCGCTGA
- the prfA gene encoding peptide chain release factor 1 produces MKQSILEKLQHLADRYEEVGALLSDPEVIGQQTRFRELSREYAELESVVKSYRDYYRVQTNIEEARVLLKDADADMRAMAEEDLLENQSRLADLEVELQTLLLPKDPNDDRNVFLEIRAGTGGDEAAIFSGDLFRMYSRYAESRRWKVEVISESHGEHGGYKEIISRIVGQGAYSRLKFESGVHRVQRVPETESQGRIHTSACTVAIMAEADELEEVNINKNDLRIDTFRASGAGGQHVNKTDSAIRITHLPSGLVVECQDERSQHKNRARAMSLLAARLKSAQDEVAAKNIADERRLQVGSGDRSERIRTYNFPQGRVTDHRINLTLYKLGEVLEGHLDEVVEPLIHEHQAGQLAALSG; encoded by the coding sequence ATGAAACAATCGATCCTGGAAAAACTGCAACATTTGGCCGACCGCTATGAGGAGGTGGGCGCGCTGCTGAGTGACCCCGAAGTGATCGGTCAGCAAACCCGCTTCCGTGAACTGTCCCGTGAATATGCGGAGCTGGAGTCGGTGGTAAAAAGCTATCGCGACTACTATCGGGTTCAGACGAACATTGAAGAGGCGAGAGTATTGCTCAAGGATGCCGATGCGGATATGCGCGCCATGGCGGAAGAGGATCTTCTTGAAAACCAAAGTCGGCTTGCCGACCTTGAGGTTGAGTTGCAGACATTACTGTTGCCGAAGGACCCCAATGATGACCGCAATGTGTTCCTTGAAATCCGTGCTGGAACAGGGGGTGACGAAGCGGCGATCTTTTCCGGTGACCTGTTTCGGATGTACAGCAGGTACGCGGAAAGCCGGCGCTGGAAAGTGGAGGTTATCAGTGAAAGCCACGGTGAACACGGTGGCTATAAGGAGATTATCAGTCGTATTGTCGGACAGGGGGCCTATTCCCGACTGAAGTTTGAATCCGGTGTGCACCGCGTCCAGCGGGTCCCCGAAACAGAATCCCAGGGCCGGATTCACACCTCTGCCTGTACGGTGGCCATCATGGCGGAAGCCGATGAGTTGGAAGAGGTCAATATCAATAAAAATGACCTTCGGATTGATACGTTCCGCGCATCGGGTGCCGGTGGCCAGCACGTCAATAAAACCGACTCTGCCATCCGCATTACCCACTTGCCCTCCGGACTGGTGGTTGAGTGTCAGGATGAGCGCTCCCAGCACAAGAATCGGGCAAGGGCGATGTCATTATTGGCAGCCCGGCTGAAAAGTGCTCAGGATGAGGTGGCCGCAAAAAATATTGCCGACGAGCGACGACTGCAAGTGGGAAGTGGTGATCGCTCCGAGCGAATCCGTACCTATAACTTCCCTCAGGGTCGGGTCACCGATCACCGCATCAATCTGACGCTCTATAAGCTGGGGGAGGTGCTGGAAGGCCACCTGGATGAAGTGGTAGAGCCGTTGATTCATGAGCATCAGGCGGGCCAGTTAGCCGCGCTGTCGGGCTGA
- the prmC gene encoding peptide chain release factor N(5)-glutamine methyltransferase: MSDIASLLARSSELSGCSDSPRLDTELLLCHVLGKSRTYLYSWPEYRLLPAEVAGFDALFARRVQGEPIAYLTGRREFWSLSLKVSEATLIPRPETELLVELALALPLGDAALVADLGTGTGAVALALASERPLWQISAVDACPDALALAEHNRRELGFGNVRVFQSDWFSALAGFRFDLVVSNPPYIDEADTHLQQGDVRFEPASALVAADGGFGDLAVIIQNAGEHLNAGGWLLLEHGWQQGDMVRQLMKQAGFLAVTSHSDLAGRERVTVGRNT, from the coding sequence GTGTCCGACATTGCCAGTTTGTTGGCGCGCAGCAGCGAGCTGTCGGGCTGCAGTGACAGCCCGCGGCTGGACACGGAGCTGCTGCTCTGCCATGTGCTCGGCAAGTCGAGAACCTACCTTTATTCATGGCCCGAGTATCGATTGCTGCCGGCTGAAGTTGCCGGATTTGATGCGTTGTTTGCGCGCCGCGTCCAGGGCGAGCCAATCGCCTACCTTACCGGCCGGCGGGAGTTCTGGTCATTGTCTTTGAAGGTCTCTGAGGCCACTCTGATTCCCCGGCCGGAGACCGAATTATTGGTGGAGCTGGCACTGGCGTTGCCGCTGGGGGACGCGGCTTTGGTGGCAGACCTGGGCACAGGTACCGGTGCGGTGGCTCTGGCGCTGGCCAGCGAACGTCCGCTCTGGCAGATATCAGCGGTGGATGCTTGCCCGGACGCGTTAGCGTTGGCGGAACATAATCGTCGAGAGCTGGGCTTTGGCAATGTTCGGGTCTTTCAGAGTGACTGGTTTTCAGCTCTTGCCGGTTTCCGCTTTGATCTGGTGGTGAGTAACCCCCCCTATATAGATGAAGCCGATACGCATTTGCAGCAGGGAGATGTTCGTTTTGAGCCGGCCTCTGCGCTGGTGGCCGCCGACGGTGGATTTGGTGATCTGGCGGTGATTATCCAGAATGCTGGCGAGCATTTGAACGCTGGGGGCTGGTTGCTACTTGAGCACGGTTGGCAGCAGGGTGACATGGTTCGTCAGTTGATGAAACAGGCTGGCTTTCTGGCGGTGACGAGCCATTCTGACCTAGCGGGGCGAGAGCGCGTCACCGTTGGCCGTAATACGTAA
- the amrS gene encoding AmmeMemoRadiSam system radical SAM enzyme, with product MKTNNQLPPVAHPTLYWHTLADGRLQCDVCPRECKLHEGQRGLCYVRGREGDEIVLYSYGRSSGFCVDPIEKKPLNHFLPGSSVLSFGTAGCNLACKFCQNWDMSKSREMDTLADSAMPVKLAETALELGCRSVAFTYNDPVIFLEYAVDVAKACRELGVKAVAVSAGYIQDAPRREFFQYMDAANIDLKGFTDVFYRKICGGELQNILETLRYVAHETNVWLELTTLLIPGENDSDEELDAMTRWVVSELGPDVPMHFTAFHPDWKMRDTPATPPKTLTRARQIALTNGIHFAYTGNVHDPAGGSTFCPNCHEVVIERDWYQLGFWGVTAGGRCHVCNFPLPGVFEAEPGHWGPRRVPVKLLE from the coding sequence ATGAAAACAAACAACCAGCTGCCACCAGTAGCCCATCCTACTCTCTATTGGCATACGCTTGCGGATGGGCGGTTGCAATGCGATGTCTGCCCCCGTGAATGCAAGCTGCACGAAGGACAGCGAGGGCTTTGTTATGTCCGGGGTCGGGAGGGCGATGAAATTGTCCTCTACAGTTACGGTCGGTCGAGCGGCTTTTGCGTCGACCCTATCGAGAAAAAACCGCTCAACCATTTTTTGCCAGGCAGTTCGGTGCTGTCTTTTGGTACGGCAGGCTGCAATCTTGCCTGCAAATTCTGCCAGAACTGGGATATGAGTAAATCCCGCGAAATGGATACGCTGGCGGATTCGGCGATGCCGGTGAAGCTGGCGGAAACCGCCCTGGAGCTGGGTTGCCGTAGCGTTGCCTTTACTTACAACGACCCGGTTATTTTTCTGGAGTATGCCGTGGATGTCGCTAAAGCCTGTCGGGAGTTGGGGGTAAAAGCGGTGGCTGTCAGTGCCGGCTATATTCAGGATGCACCGCGCCGCGAGTTTTTCCAGTATATGGATGCCGCCAACATCGATTTGAAAGGCTTTACTGATGTCTTTTATCGGAAAATATGTGGAGGGGAGTTGCAGAATATTCTTGAGACCCTTCGGTATGTCGCCCACGAAACAAATGTCTGGCTGGAGCTGACTACTTTGTTGATTCCCGGGGAAAATGATTCCGATGAGGAGCTTGACGCCATGACCCGTTGGGTAGTCAGTGAGCTGGGACCGGATGTGCCGATGCACTTCACGGCGTTTCACCCTGACTGGAAAATGCGGGATACGCCGGCCACCCCGCCGAAAACCCTAACCCGTGCACGACAGATTGCACTGACCAACGGCATTCACTTTGCCTACACCGGTAATGTCCACGATCCTGCAGGTGGCAGTACATTCTGCCCAAACTGTCATGAGGTCGTGATTGAGAGAGACTGGTACCAATTGGGTTTTTGGGGCGTAACGGCGGGGGGGCGCTGCCACGTCTGCAACTTCCCGTTACCGGGTGTATTTGAAGCGGAGCCAGGCCATTGGGGGCCTAGACGGGTGCCGGTAAAGTTGTTGGAGTAA
- the hemA gene encoding glutamyl-tRNA reductase: MTIFALGINHRTASLDIREKVAFAPEQTAEAIQHLCDYAGIEEVAILSTCNRTEIYGIGNEPEQALGWMADYHRITLPELHPCHYLYRDTDAVRHIMKVACGLDSMVLGEPQILGQLKSCYAVAREAGKVSTQLNLLFQQAFAIAKRVRTETAIGQNPVSVAYAAVSLSQQIFSDLRDVRALLIGAGETVELVARHLREKGVKEIMVANRTLSRAQDLALQFGAQAILLSEIPDFLPRADMVISSTASQLPILGKGAVESALKQRKHKPMFMVDIAVPRDIEPEVAKLQDVYLYTVDDLQAVIEENIRSRQSAASKAEQIIEEGVNAWQNQLRGLDVVETIRAFRSSAEQVRDQELDKAIALLRTGQAPEQVLKTLARNITNKLMHVPTTRLKQAGEAGRTEQLSLAHDLFGLDKSDSEPK, encoded by the coding sequence ATGACGATTTTTGCCCTAGGGATCAACCACCGCACCGCATCTCTCGATATCCGGGAGAAGGTAGCCTTTGCCCCTGAGCAGACTGCTGAAGCGATACAGCACTTGTGCGATTACGCCGGTATTGAAGAAGTCGCGATTCTGTCTACCTGTAACCGGACAGAGATTTACGGCATCGGCAATGAGCCCGAGCAGGCCCTGGGCTGGATGGCGGATTATCACCGTATCACCCTGCCTGAATTACACCCCTGCCATTATCTGTACCGGGACACTGACGCCGTTCGGCATATTATGAAAGTGGCCTGTGGTCTCGATTCCATGGTGTTGGGTGAGCCGCAGATCCTCGGTCAACTGAAATCCTGTTATGCCGTGGCCAGAGAAGCCGGCAAAGTCTCTACTCAGCTCAATTTGTTGTTTCAGCAGGCATTTGCGATTGCCAAGCGGGTTCGCACAGAAACGGCTATCGGTCAGAATCCGGTGTCCGTTGCCTATGCTGCGGTCAGCTTGTCCCAGCAGATATTTTCCGATCTCCGCGATGTGCGGGCGTTGTTAATTGGTGCCGGTGAGACGGTGGAATTGGTGGCCCGGCATCTCAGGGAAAAGGGGGTGAAGGAAATCATGGTCGCCAATCGCACCCTCAGTCGAGCGCAGGATCTGGCCCTCCAGTTTGGAGCACAGGCCATTTTACTTTCGGAAATACCCGATTTTTTACCCCGGGCCGATATGGTGATTTCCTCCACGGCCAGTCAGTTGCCGATTCTGGGGAAAGGGGCCGTGGAGTCAGCTCTGAAGCAGCGCAAGCACAAACCCATGTTCATGGTGGATATTGCGGTACCCAGGGATATTGAGCCAGAAGTCGCAAAGCTTCAGGATGTCTACCTCTACACGGTCGACGACCTGCAGGCGGTGATTGAAGAGAACATTCGCTCTCGTCAGAGTGCCGCCAGTAAAGCAGAACAGATTATCGAAGAAGGGGTGAATGCCTGGCAAAATCAGCTGCGGGGCCTGGATGTGGTGGAAACCATCCGTGCTTTCCGCAGCAGCGCAGAGCAGGTGCGCGATCAGGAGCTGGATAAGGCCATCGCGCTATTGCGCACGGGTCAAGCGCCGGAGCAGGTGTTGAAAACACTGGCGCGCAACATTACCAACAAACTTATGCATGTGCCGACCACGCGATTAAAGCAGGCCGGTGAAGCGGGACGCACCGAGCAACTGAGTCTGGCCCATGACCTGTTCGGTCTTGACAAGTCTGATTCCGAACCCAAATAA
- the rhlB gene encoding ATP-dependent RNA helicase RhlB: MTEQTTSQSPETHPKRPARRSRRRGGKTPARARDNAWTLSDFQVPEEKGKLRFHDLDLPETLMHGIADLGFRYCSPIQARSLPFTLRAHDVVGKAQTGTGKTAAFLVTIITELLNHSIDDERFAGEARSLIIAPTRELVMQIAQDAKDLCKYTDLHVHTLVGGMDYDKQKRHLLENVCDILVATPGRLLDFAGSRDVYLDRVEVLVLDEADRMLDMGFIPQVRRIVRLTPPRENRQTLFFSATFTPEVLNLAEQWTVSPVSIEIEPENVATDSVDQKVFIVSAKEKFRLLDGIMQQEAVESVIVFANRRDQCRRLQEKLRAKGFSVGLLSGDVPQGKRVKTLDDFKSGELKVLVATDVAGRGIHIDGVSHVINFTLPEEPEDYVHRIGRTGRAGKFGTSISFACEDDAFLLEPIQKLLGRELHCEQPGPELLGQD; encoded by the coding sequence ATGACTGAACAAACCACTTCACAATCGCCTGAGACTCACCCCAAACGACCTGCCCGCCGCAGTCGCCGCCGCGGTGGCAAAACCCCCGCCAGGGCTAGGGATAACGCATGGACACTGTCGGACTTCCAGGTGCCAGAGGAAAAGGGAAAACTGCGTTTCCACGATCTGGATTTACCGGAAACGCTGATGCATGGCATCGCTGACCTGGGTTTTCGATACTGCTCACCGATTCAGGCCCGCTCGTTGCCGTTTACCCTCAGGGCCCACGATGTAGTGGGTAAAGCCCAGACCGGTACCGGTAAAACAGCCGCTTTTCTGGTGACTATTATTACCGAATTGCTGAATCACTCGATCGATGATGAGCGTTTTGCCGGTGAAGCCCGCTCGCTGATTATTGCCCCTACCCGCGAGCTGGTCATGCAGATCGCACAGGATGCCAAGGATCTCTGCAAATACACGGACCTGCATGTGCATACCCTGGTGGGCGGTATGGATTACGACAAGCAAAAGCGTCATTTACTTGAGAATGTTTGCGACATCCTTGTGGCTACGCCGGGACGTCTGCTGGACTTTGCAGGAAGCCGTGATGTCTATCTGGACAGGGTTGAAGTACTGGTGCTCGATGAAGCTGACCGCATGCTGGACATGGGCTTTATTCCCCAGGTGCGCCGTATCGTCAGACTTACGCCTCCCCGTGAAAACCGGCAGACGTTATTCTTCTCTGCCACTTTTACCCCGGAGGTGCTGAATCTCGCCGAGCAGTGGACAGTGAGTCCGGTGAGTATCGAGATTGAGCCGGAGAATGTGGCGACTGACAGTGTTGATCAAAAAGTCTTTATTGTTTCGGCAAAAGAAAAATTTCGCCTCCTGGACGGCATCATGCAACAGGAAGCGGTGGAAAGCGTGATCGTCTTTGCCAACCGTCGTGACCAGTGCCGGCGGTTACAGGAAAAACTGAGAGCGAAAGGCTTTAGTGTCGGCCTGCTGTCGGGCGATGTGCCACAGGGAAAGCGGGTGAAAACCCTGGACGACTTCAAGTCCGGTGAGCTCAAGGTGCTGGTTGCCACGGACGTGGCGGGCCGCGGTATTCACATCGACGGTGTCAGCCACGTCATCAATTTTACTCTGCCGGAAGAACCTGAGGATTATGTGCACCGGATCGGCCGTACCGGTCGCGCCGGAAAATTCGGAACCTCCATCAGCTTTGCCTGTGAGGATGATGCCTTTTTGCTGGAACCTATTCAGAAGTTGCTGGGTAGAGAGCTGCACTGTGAACAGCCGGGCCCCGAATTACTCGGTCAAGATTGA
- the lolB gene encoding lipoprotein insertase outer membrane protein LolB gives MRLFLPWLILFLGACAWQNPQPPVSIANWQKHTEHLQQLDLWLLEGKLGYRDSRDGGSAWVNWRQSGTAFDVQLHGPFGSGATRILGDDNHAELQQSGEDTLTAESPAALTEQLFGWQWPVDQLQFWVRGIPSPHEPTVLRTHNAEGTLAALQQSNWQLEFTGYEQVGQWVLPSRIKGNSGEFSFTLIVKRWHPGDTVQ, from the coding sequence ATGCGACTGTTCCTCCCGTGGTTGATCCTGTTTCTTGGCGCCTGTGCATGGCAAAACCCGCAGCCGCCAGTCTCAATAGCAAACTGGCAGAAACACACAGAGCATTTGCAACAACTTGATCTCTGGCTGCTTGAGGGCAAACTCGGTTACAGGGACAGTCGCGATGGCGGCAGCGCCTGGGTCAACTGGCGTCAATCCGGGACTGCCTTCGATGTGCAACTACACGGGCCTTTTGGCAGCGGTGCAACACGCATTCTAGGTGATGACAATCACGCGGAGCTGCAACAGTCGGGGGAAGACACACTGACGGCCGAATCTCCTGCAGCGCTGACGGAACAACTTTTCGGCTGGCAGTGGCCGGTAGACCAACTGCAATTCTGGGTTCGTGGAATACCTTCACCCCATGAGCCCACAGTACTCAGAACCCACAATGCAGAGGGCACCCTGGCGGCACTGCAGCAATCCAACTGGCAGCTGGAATTTACCGGTTACGAACAGGTTGGCCAGTGGGTGCTACCCAGCCGAATCAAAGGTAATAGCGGGGAGTTCAGCTTCACTCTGATCGTCAAGCGTTGGCATCCCGGGGATACTGTGCAGTGA